Proteins from one Rhizobium sp. CB3090 genomic window:
- a CDS encoding lytic transglycosylase domain-containing protein, producing the protein MAGNQHRSGFVGRVIGFVIAFGCVVSAGCPAKAQPEWSVAPPACISGPLITNTGETLCIRKESYNHDLCDAIDYFARANHLPPDYLARLIWRESTFRPDAVSPKGAQGIAQFMPGTAKLRGVQDSYDLLEALGKAAAYLDELRNHFGNLGLAAAAYNAGENGLANFLNSGNLPNETRSYVIAITAHTVEQWKDDPPDTVAPELDKGKPFAQACMALAGSRRLKQVALEQERPWAPWGAQLAEHLQLDTVRRLFSEDVSKLPSPLNEEKPLIVRQRNADFGFRIRYAARIGRQTRDEADAVCAQVRQKGGVCFVFKN; encoded by the coding sequence ATGGCAGGCAACCAGCATCGGTCCGGCTTTGTCGGAAGGGTCATAGGTTTCGTTATTGCGTTCGGCTGCGTCGTGTCGGCCGGTTGTCCCGCGAAGGCTCAGCCTGAATGGAGCGTTGCGCCACCGGCTTGCATTTCCGGGCCTTTGATAACGAACACCGGCGAAACGCTTTGCATCCGCAAGGAAAGCTACAATCACGACCTCTGCGACGCGATCGACTATTTCGCCCGTGCCAATCATCTGCCGCCGGATTATCTTGCCAGGCTCATCTGGCGCGAGAGTACGTTTCGCCCCGATGCCGTCAGCCCGAAAGGTGCGCAAGGCATTGCGCAATTCATGCCGGGAACGGCAAAGTTGCGCGGTGTTCAGGACAGTTACGACCTGCTGGAGGCGCTGGGCAAGGCGGCAGCATATCTGGATGAACTGCGCAACCATTTCGGCAATCTCGGCTTGGCGGCAGCGGCCTATAATGCGGGCGAAAACGGCCTCGCAAATTTTCTCAATTCCGGCAATCTCCCCAACGAGACGCGCAGCTACGTGATTGCCATTACGGCGCACACGGTCGAGCAATGGAAGGATGACCCTCCGGACACGGTCGCGCCGGAACTCGACAAAGGCAAGCCTTTCGCGCAGGCCTGCATGGCGCTTGCCGGCAGCCGCCGGCTGAAGCAGGTGGCTTTGGAGCAGGAACGGCCCTGGGCGCCCTGGGGCGCTCAACTTGCGGAGCACTTGCAGCTCGATACCGTCCGGCGGCTTTTCTCCGAGGATGTCAGCAAGCTTCCATCGCCGTTGAATGAAGAGAAGCCGCTCATCGTGCGCCAACGCAACGCCGACTTCGGCTTTCGTATTCGATACGCCGCTCGCATCGGCCGGCAGACGCGCGACGAGGCGGATGCGGTTTGCGCTCAGGTCCGCCAAAAGGGCGGCGTATGTTTCGTCTTCAAGAATTGA
- a CDS encoding ABC transporter permease, translated as MGYLTRRLMTFPLIMLGVSMLVFVAIRLVPGDAITAMLGTNAGLLTPEQRQALAAYFGIDQSWFVQYWHWLFGVLQGNLGISVTYGKPVLDIILERFPLTLELALLSMLIALLIGLPAGVFAATRNEKLSDLTVRIVAMVGQSTPNFVLGLLIIYALSAGFGVLPAMGAFTPFWQDPLGNLGQMILPALTLGFAFAASVTRVVRSAMLDVLSDDYVRTARSRGVPARGVIWRHALPNALIPVVTLSGVEFGYLLGGAVLVEQIYALPGLGRLVLDAIQQRDYALVQGCVLFIAFNFMIVNLLVDLAYVALDPRVRLGEG; from the coding sequence ATGGGCTACCTGACGCGCCGGCTGATGACATTCCCGCTGATCATGTTGGGAGTGTCCATGCTCGTGTTCGTCGCCATCCGACTGGTGCCGGGCGACGCGATCACGGCGATGCTCGGAACCAATGCCGGTCTGCTGACGCCCGAGCAGCGGCAGGCCCTGGCGGCTTATTTCGGCATCGACCAATCATGGTTCGTGCAGTACTGGCATTGGCTGTTCGGCGTACTGCAGGGCAACCTCGGCATATCCGTCACCTACGGAAAACCCGTGCTCGACATCATCCTTGAACGGTTTCCGCTGACGCTCGAGCTTGCGCTGCTGTCCATGCTGATCGCGCTGCTGATCGGCCTGCCGGCGGGCGTCTTCGCGGCGACGCGAAACGAAAAACTATCCGATCTCACGGTCCGCATCGTTGCCATGGTCGGGCAGTCCACCCCGAATTTCGTTCTCGGCCTTCTTATCATCTATGCGCTTTCGGCCGGCTTCGGTGTCCTGCCGGCCATGGGTGCGTTCACGCCGTTCTGGCAGGATCCGCTTGGCAATCTCGGCCAGATGATTCTGCCGGCGCTGACGCTCGGCTTTGCCTTTGCCGCCTCGGTCACGCGCGTCGTGCGCTCCGCCATGCTCGACGTTCTGAGTGACGATTATGTTCGCACCGCCCGCAGCCGCGGCGTGCCGGCCAGGGGTGTCATCTGGCGTCATGCGCTGCCCAATGCGCTCATTCCAGTGGTGACGCTGAGCGGCGTGGAATTCGGCTATCTCCTCGGCGGCGCCGTGCTTGTCGAGCAGATTTACGCGCTGCCCGGCCTGGGGCGGTTGGTGCTCGATGCCATCCAGCAACGTGATTACGCGCTTGTGCAAGGCTGCGTCCTGTTCATTGCCTTCAACTTCATGATCGTCAATCTGCTTGTCGACCTTGCCTATGTCGCGCTCGATCCACGTGTTCGCCTGGGAGAAGGCTGA
- the guaD gene encoding guanine deaminase, which translates to MNLRNKTLSASGFHAPTRGIIDVLDDVLIEIDADGVIAAVHRHGDPNYRSIRDARDASGELVTLPAGFYILPGFVDLHVHAPQYPQLGDALDVPLEVWLQKYTFPLEARYQDAAFARRIYGLLVDDLLTNGTTTALYFATIHQEATRALVDICLEKGQRALIGKVAMDNAEECPDYYRDVSAQEALDGTRALIDYVRGHPDNREGRVLPVVTPRFIPSCTDATLEGLGAIARECGCHVQTHCSESDWAHGYVLARHGITDTDSLDRFGLLGRRTVLAHANFLTAKDMETVRARESAIAHCPLSNAYFANAVFPLRAALEKGLHVGLGTDISGGPSASMFENARGAILASRMLQSGVDPNLPPSARSTFGQAQIDFREAFHIATAGGGIALDLPIGQFTPGYQFDAVLIHADAEKGTVRLFEDRDKGERILQKIIYTASRPNITATWVSGRKV; encoded by the coding sequence ATGAATTTGCGCAATAAGACGCTCAGCGCATCGGGATTTCATGCACCCACGCGCGGCATCATCGACGTTCTGGACGACGTGCTGATCGAGATCGATGCCGACGGTGTGATTGCCGCCGTTCATCGTCACGGCGATCCGAATTACCGAAGCATCCGTGATGCGCGCGACGCATCCGGCGAACTCGTGACCCTGCCGGCCGGCTTCTACATCTTGCCCGGTTTTGTCGATCTGCATGTGCATGCACCGCAATATCCGCAGCTCGGCGATGCGCTCGATGTTCCCTTGGAAGTCTGGCTGCAGAAATACACCTTTCCGTTGGAGGCGCGCTATCAGGATGCCGCCTTCGCGCGCCGCATCTATGGTCTGCTGGTCGATGATCTGCTGACCAATGGCACCACGACTGCCCTCTATTTTGCCACCATCCATCAGGAGGCGACGCGGGCACTGGTGGATATCTGCCTGGAAAAGGGTCAGCGAGCCCTGATCGGCAAGGTGGCGATGGACAATGCAGAGGAGTGCCCAGATTATTACCGCGACGTGTCAGCACAAGAAGCACTCGACGGCACGCGCGCATTGATCGATTACGTCCGCGGCCATCCAGATAATCGCGAAGGACGCGTACTGCCAGTCGTCACGCCGCGCTTCATCCCCTCCTGCACCGACGCGACGCTCGAAGGGCTCGGCGCCATTGCCAGGGAATGTGGCTGCCATGTGCAGACCCACTGCTCGGAGAGCGATTGGGCGCATGGCTATGTCCTTGCAAGACATGGCATCACGGATACGGATAGCCTTGATCGCTTCGGCCTGCTTGGCCGCAGGACGGTCTTGGCGCATGCGAATTTTCTGACGGCGAAGGATATGGAAACGGTTCGTGCACGCGAATCCGCCATCGCGCATTGTCCGCTTTCGAATGCCTATTTCGCCAATGCCGTCTTTCCATTGCGCGCCGCGCTCGAAAAGGGGTTACATGTCGGTCTCGGCACGGATATTTCCGGCGGCCCGAGCGCTTCGATGTTCGAGAACGCCCGTGGCGCGATCCTGGCATCGCGGATGCTGCAAAGCGGCGTCGACCCGAACTTGCCGCCGTCAGCCCGCTCGACGTTCGGCCAGGCCCAGATCGATTTTCGCGAGGCCTTCCATATCGCGACCGCTGGCGGCGGCATTGCGCTTGATCTCCCCATCGGGCAATTCACGCCCGGCTATCAGTTCGACGCCGTGCTCATCCACGCCGATGCCGAGAAAGGCACGGTGCGGCTGTTCGAAGACCGTGACAAGGGCGAGCGTATCCTGCAGAAAATCATCTATACCGCGTCGAGGCCAAACATCACGGCCACTTGGGTTAGCGGTCGCAAGGTTTAA
- a CDS encoding anhydro-N-acetylmuramic acid kinase: MEPIWAVGLMTGTVLDGNIDVALLKTDGERIEEFGPYVLAPYPEWIRTLLEETLAQARVWNFNGPEPEIFRKAEEALTRAQSDAVRDLVESYGLRMADIGVVGFHGQTVLHRAPQKERRGDTRQLGDGELMRSILGTKVAYDFRSADVRAGGQGAPLAAVYHTALLRRAGAGDDTAILNLGGVANITWSDGEGNFVAFDTGPANAPLNDFVKSHGLGEMDRDGALGKAGKVDEARLAKLLEHPYLSAPYPKSLDRFDFGASMADGLSPEDGAATLSAFTAAAVGKALDLLPRRPKKLVVSGGGRRNPTIMSMLRTRAGVEPISAETLGWRGDAVEAECFAFLAVRVLRGLPISFPGTTGVPTPMLGGRLAE, encoded by the coding sequence ATGGAACCAATCTGGGCCGTCGGTCTGATGACCGGAACCGTTCTCGACGGCAATATCGATGTTGCTCTGCTCAAGACGGATGGCGAGCGGATTGAGGAGTTCGGTCCCTATGTGCTGGCACCCTATCCGGAATGGATCAGGACGCTGCTGGAAGAGACTCTGGCGCAGGCCCGGGTCTGGAATTTCAACGGGCCGGAGCCGGAAATCTTCAGAAAAGCCGAGGAAGCATTGACGCGTGCCCAGTCGGACGCGGTGAGGGACCTCGTTGAAAGCTATGGGCTGAGGATGGCCGATATCGGCGTGGTCGGCTTCCACGGTCAGACCGTGCTGCATCGCGCACCGCAAAAGGAACGCCGCGGCGATACGCGCCAACTCGGCGATGGCGAGCTGATGCGTTCCATCCTTGGCACCAAGGTCGCCTACGACTTCCGTTCTGCCGACGTGCGCGCCGGCGGTCAGGGCGCGCCCCTTGCTGCCGTCTACCATACCGCCCTGCTGCGACGCGCCGGCGCCGGAGACGATACCGCTATCCTCAATCTCGGCGGCGTCGCCAATATCACCTGGTCGGATGGCGAGGGCAATTTCGTCGCCTTCGACACCGGACCGGCCAATGCGCCGCTCAATGATTTCGTCAAATCCCACGGCCTTGGCGAGATGGACAGGGACGGCGCGCTCGGCAAAGCAGGCAAGGTGGATGAGGCGAGGCTCGCGAAGTTGCTGGAACACCCTTATCTCAGTGCCCCCTATCCGAAATCGCTGGATCGCTTCGACTTCGGCGCCTCCATGGCCGACGGCCTTAGCCCCGAAGACGGCGCCGCAACGCTTTCTGCCTTTACAGCGGCAGCGGTCGGCAAGGCCTTGGATTTGCTGCCCCGCCGCCCGAAGAAGCTGGTGGTCAGCGGCGGCGGCCGCCGCAATCCGACGATCATGTCGATGCTCAGGACCCGTGCAGGCGTCGAGCCGATTTCGGCAGAAACGCTCGGTTGGCGTGGAGACGCCGTCGAGGCCGAATGTTTCGCATTTTTGGCCGTGCGGGTACTCCGAGGCCTGCCGATCAGCTTCCCCGGCACAACGGGCGTCCCGACGCCGATGCTCGGCGGCCGCCTTGCGGAATAG
- a CDS encoding MFS transporter: MLLVTLVLVVLDGAIANVALPSIAASLGADASETVWVVSSYQLAVLVALLPCGALGEIHGPRRVFLMGVALFTAASAACAFAQNLPVLIAARFAQGLGAGAIMALGIMNLRFAVPQRLLGTIIGINAMVIAISSAAGPGVAGAILSVASWPWLFAVNIPLGMIVLLSGGLLGPLPGVKRQLNVAALLANTLMFVLFFSGADRIATAPISGSVLIAGSILSLIALLRLEHKSAAPIVPTDLLAKPAFRVAVIASIACFTGQMLSYVALPFYLQHTLHMPPVQMGLYMMPWPAATIIVAPISGRLANHIKTAWLCASGGALLAAGLFIAGLCPVDPRGIGFLVGTVIAGVGFGLFQTPNNRILLLSAPKARSGAAGAMQGTARLLGQTFGAICMSIIFEIVPQASAPGLALVLAGICAAIASCVSLSRARYETVG, from the coding sequence GTGCTTCTGGTGACGTTGGTTCTCGTCGTGCTGGACGGCGCCATTGCCAATGTCGCGCTGCCATCGATCGCCGCCTCGCTGGGTGCCGATGCCAGCGAGACCGTCTGGGTCGTGTCCAGCTACCAGCTTGCCGTACTCGTCGCTCTCCTGCCCTGCGGCGCCTTGGGTGAAATTCACGGGCCGCGACGGGTCTTCCTGATGGGTGTCGCTCTCTTCACAGCGGCTTCTGCGGCATGCGCCTTCGCTCAAAATCTTCCCGTACTGATCGCAGCGCGATTTGCTCAAGGGTTGGGCGCAGGTGCGATCATGGCGCTCGGCATAATGAACCTGCGCTTTGCGGTGCCGCAGCGGCTGTTGGGAACTATCATCGGCATCAATGCGATGGTCATTGCGATTTCTTCAGCCGCAGGCCCAGGTGTTGCCGGGGCGATCCTCTCCGTAGCCAGTTGGCCTTGGCTGTTTGCCGTCAACATACCGCTTGGCATGATTGTTCTTTTGTCTGGCGGCCTTCTCGGCCCCTTGCCAGGCGTGAAGCGGCAGTTGAACGTGGCGGCACTGCTCGCCAATACGCTGATGTTCGTCCTGTTCTTCTCCGGCGCAGACCGGATAGCCACCGCACCGATCAGCGGCTCCGTCCTGATTGCCGGCTCTATTCTGTCCCTCATCGCGCTGCTGCGCCTTGAACATAAGAGCGCTGCACCGATTGTCCCAACGGACCTCTTGGCCAAACCTGCTTTTCGAGTTGCCGTCATCGCGTCAATCGCGTGCTTTACCGGTCAGATGCTCAGCTACGTCGCGCTGCCATTCTACCTTCAGCACACCTTGCATATGCCGCCGGTTCAGATGGGGCTCTATATGATGCCCTGGCCCGCCGCGACCATTATCGTGGCCCCGATTTCAGGACGCCTTGCCAATCACATCAAGACGGCGTGGCTCTGCGCCTCCGGTGGCGCGCTCCTGGCTGCAGGCCTTTTCATCGCGGGCCTCTGCCCGGTCGATCCGAGAGGAATTGGATTTTTGGTCGGAACGGTGATCGCCGGTGTCGGGTTCGGTCTTTTCCAGACTCCGAACAACCGCATTCTCCTCCTCTCGGCACCGAAAGCACGCAGCGGCGCGGCGGGAGCCATGCAAGGCACGGCACGTCTTCTCGGGCAAACCTTTGGTGCCATTTGCATGTCGATCATTTTCGAAATCGTGCCGCAGGCAAGTGCGCCTGGCCTCGCGCTTGTTTTGGCCGGTATCTGCGCAGCGATCGCAAGCTGCGTCAGCCTCAGCCGCGCGCGTTATGAGACCGTCGGATAG
- a CDS encoding LysR family transcriptional regulator, whose translation MPEIDLNLLPALDALLRERSVSAAARKLGLSTSAMSRTLSRLRIALSDPILVPAGRAMVATPHAEAIAEQVRLLTAAVQTVLSPPPAIDIRELQRDFTIRANEAFVLLHAARLSVAVKNAAPGVRLRFAPKPNKEIQPLRDATLDLDIGVISGDGAELRGQTLFEDSFVGVARAGHPLLKAKPITPELYAACGHVISSRRGHIHGPVDEALAELGLSRKVNLVVPSYPAVMAVAAASDLIGLLPRSYCQAGAPRQIEMFELPVVTPGFIIAQTWHPRMDADPAHRWLRALIFDAFRS comes from the coding sequence ATGCCCGAGATAGACTTGAACCTGCTGCCAGCCTTGGACGCTTTGCTTCGTGAGCGGAGCGTATCGGCCGCCGCCCGAAAGCTCGGACTCAGTACGTCTGCCATGAGCCGGACCTTGTCGAGGCTTCGGATTGCGTTGAGCGATCCCATTCTGGTTCCGGCAGGCCGGGCGATGGTCGCGACACCGCATGCGGAAGCGATCGCCGAGCAGGTGCGTTTGCTGACTGCGGCCGTGCAGACCGTGCTCAGCCCGCCGCCGGCGATCGATATTCGCGAGCTGCAGCGCGATTTCACGATCCGCGCCAATGAGGCATTCGTGCTTTTGCATGCAGCGCGTCTAAGCGTTGCCGTCAAGAACGCGGCGCCTGGTGTGAGATTGCGTTTTGCGCCCAAACCAAACAAGGAAATTCAGCCCCTGAGAGATGCAACGCTTGACCTGGATATCGGGGTTATCTCCGGTGATGGCGCGGAGTTGCGCGGCCAAACACTGTTTGAGGACTCCTTTGTCGGCGTCGCGCGGGCGGGGCATCCTCTTTTGAAGGCGAAGCCTATAACGCCCGAGCTATACGCGGCCTGCGGACACGTCATCTCCTCCAGGCGGGGACACATCCACGGGCCTGTTGACGAAGCTCTCGCCGAACTCGGGCTTTCGCGAAAGGTCAACCTCGTGGTGCCGAGCTATCCGGCAGTTATGGCGGTCGCAGCGGCATCCGATCTTATCGGATTGCTGCCGCGTTCGTATTGCCAAGCGGGTGCTCCGAGGCAGATCGAGATGTTTGAGCTGCCCGTGGTCACGCCCGGCTTCATCATCGCGCAAACCTGGCACCCTCGCATGGATGCAGACCCGGCCCATCGATGGCTGCGGGCATTGATCTTCGACGCATTCAGGTCATAG
- a CDS encoding ABC transporter ATP-binding protein — protein MSPLLSVSDLQVGFGRTPEANKIVRGVSFDIAAGETLAIVGESGSGKSVTALSINRLVDFGGGRIIGGSIKLTRPDNSILDLTTATEAELTKIRGAEIGMIFQEPMTSLNPVLTIGTQIEESFRLHRGLTGRQATAAAKDALDRVRIPDAARRLKYCPNQLSGGMLQRVMIATALACNPRLLIADEPTTALDVTVQAQIMALLAELKRETGLAMIFITHDIGLVAGIADKVMVMQAGQAVEQGELNQILDKPSHPYTQHLLHSVPHFSAGRATRSDFSRDAAAKAPPALKVDGLTVRFPVSSSFFRRPTGAVHAVEGVGFDLLPGETLAIVGESGSGKSTTARAILGLVKSTRGTFATTAGKVADRTSAVQMVFQNPYASLNPRLRVDSILAEPVIAAGGRASGETRNRMVTLLKRVGLPENSLERYPHEFSGGQRQRLCIARALMLNPSVLVLDEAVSALDVSVQAQVLNLLIELQREYGLAYLFISHDMAVVERIAHRIAVIYAGQIVEIGDAVSVLSQPKHSYTKRLISAVPAVDRRRENFALDTRQVPSLVRPLGFEPAAPEWRQFAPDHIAQAEA, from the coding sequence GTGAGTCCTCTGCTTTCCGTCTCCGATCTGCAAGTGGGCTTTGGTCGGACTCCCGAGGCGAACAAGATCGTCCGCGGCGTCAGCTTCGATATCGCAGCCGGTGAGACGCTGGCGATTGTCGGCGAGAGTGGGTCGGGAAAATCCGTGACTGCACTCTCGATCAATCGTCTGGTCGATTTCGGCGGTGGCCGCATCATCGGCGGCTCGATCAAGTTGACGCGGCCCGACAACAGCATTCTCGACCTGACGACGGCGACGGAGGCCGAACTCACAAAAATCCGCGGCGCCGAGATCGGCATGATCTTCCAGGAGCCGATGACCTCGCTCAATCCCGTGCTGACCATCGGCACGCAGATCGAAGAGTCTTTTCGTCTGCATCGCGGCTTGACCGGTCGCCAGGCAACCGCCGCCGCAAAGGATGCGCTGGACCGCGTCCGCATCCCCGATGCTGCCCGGCGGCTGAAATATTGCCCGAACCAGCTCTCCGGCGGCATGCTGCAGCGTGTGATGATCGCAACGGCGCTCGCCTGCAATCCGCGCCTCCTAATTGCCGACGAGCCGACGACGGCGCTGGACGTGACAGTGCAGGCGCAGATCATGGCGCTCCTCGCCGAACTGAAGCGCGAGACCGGCTTGGCGATGATCTTCATCACCCATGATATCGGCCTCGTTGCCGGCATCGCCGACAAGGTGATGGTGATGCAGGCTGGCCAGGCGGTCGAACAGGGCGAGTTGAACCAGATCCTCGACAAACCCAGCCATCCCTATACACAGCATCTTCTTCATTCCGTGCCGCATTTTTCGGCCGGCCGTGCGACCCGGTCGGATTTCAGCCGTGACGCCGCCGCAAAAGCTCCGCCGGCGTTAAAGGTGGATGGGCTGACGGTTCGCTTTCCAGTATCGAGCAGCTTCTTTCGCCGTCCGACCGGCGCTGTGCACGCGGTCGAAGGCGTTGGTTTCGACCTGCTGCCCGGCGAAACGCTGGCGATCGTCGGCGAAAGCGGTTCGGGCAAATCCACCACGGCGCGGGCAATCCTCGGTTTGGTGAAGTCGACGCGGGGCACATTCGCGACGACTGCCGGCAAGGTGGCAGATCGGACGAGTGCCGTGCAGATGGTGTTTCAAAATCCCTATGCCTCGCTCAACCCAAGGCTTCGCGTCGATAGCATCCTGGCCGAACCCGTTATTGCCGCCGGTGGCCGTGCCTCGGGGGAAACGCGCAACAGGATGGTTACGCTGCTGAAGCGGGTCGGCCTGCCCGAAAACAGTCTCGAACGCTATCCGCATGAATTTTCGGGCGGGCAGCGCCAGAGATTGTGTATCGCCCGGGCGCTTATGTTGAACCCTTCGGTTCTGGTGCTGGACGAGGCCGTCTCGGCTTTGGATGTGTCCGTCCAGGCGCAGGTTCTGAACCTGTTGATCGAATTGCAGCGCGAGTATGGCCTTGCCTACCTTTTCATCTCGCACGACATGGCAGTCGTCGAGCGGATCGCGCACAGGATCGCGGTGATCTATGCCGGCCAGATCGTCGAGATCGGGGATGCCGTATCGGTGCTGTCGCAGCCGAAGCATTCCTATACCAAGCGGCTGATCTCGGCAGTTCCTGCTGTCGACCGCCGGCGGGAGAATTTTGCGCTGGATACGCGCCAAGTCCCCTCGCTGGTGCGCCCGCTCGGTTTCGAGCCGGCTGCACCCGAATGGCGACAGTTCGCTCCGGATCATATAGCACAGGCAGAAGCCTGA
- a CDS encoding ABC transporter permease, which produces MRFIKAIFGHTSGRIGGTIVFVYLILAIFGTLGLTPYDPVTRSPLNRLHAPSGAFWMGTDLLGRDVASRLMDGIGESFTVAFLSVALASLIGTVLGLTAAWFGKRWDGVIMRTMDVLLAFPAILLALLIIAIVGPGTWTSVAAIAIVYTPIFTRVVRGPALSLKSRDFVDAARTFGSSKPYILTRHLLLNLVAPLTVQITLALAWSLLTEAGLSFLGLGTQPPASSLGLMLSDSRKLMETAPWLLIFPGLTIMISILGFNLLGDALRDILDPKMRRSAP; this is translated from the coding sequence ATGCGTTTTATCAAAGCCATTTTTGGGCACACGAGCGGCCGCATCGGCGGCACCATTGTCTTCGTCTATCTCATCCTCGCCATTTTCGGCACGCTGGGGCTCACCCCCTATGATCCGGTGACGCGGAGCCCGTTGAATCGGCTGCATGCTCCAAGTGGCGCCTTTTGGATGGGGACGGACCTGCTCGGGCGCGACGTGGCTAGCCGACTGATGGATGGCATTGGCGAGTCCTTCACAGTCGCCTTCCTCTCGGTCGCGCTTGCAAGCCTGATCGGCACTGTGCTCGGCCTGACCGCCGCCTGGTTCGGCAAGCGCTGGGACGGGGTAATCATGCGCACGATGGATGTGCTGCTGGCATTTCCGGCCATCCTCCTCGCGCTGCTGATCATCGCCATTGTAGGCCCCGGCACCTGGACCAGCGTCGCAGCGATCGCCATCGTCTATACGCCGATCTTCACCCGCGTTGTGCGCGGGCCGGCGCTCTCACTGAAATCGCGCGATTTCGTCGATGCCGCCCGCACCTTCGGCAGCAGCAAACCCTATATACTGACGCGGCATCTGCTCTTGAACCTCGTCGCGCCGTTGACGGTGCAAATCACGCTGGCGCTCGCATGGTCGCTCCTGACTGAAGCCGGCTTGAGTTTCCTCGGCCTCGGTACACAGCCACCTGCCTCTTCTCTCGGATTGATGCTGAGCGACAGCCGCAAACTGATGGAAACGGCACCCTGGCTGCTGATCTTCCCCGGCCTCACCATCATGATCAGCATCCTCGGCTTCAATCTGCTTGGCGATGCCTTGCGTGATATTCTTGATCCGAAAATGCGGAGGTCCGCTCCGTGA
- a CDS encoding serine hydrolase yields the protein MTATGNTELAQRFDRAFQPVEAAVAAGRIPGGVLGIVDRDGNRMVRAVGSAQKIPVTRPMFADTWFDLASLTKVIFTTPRILALAEAGTIDLDAPLITLLPDLRQYDAAAWERKVTFRQCLGHETPFPAVEPLYTYGRDPDLLRAFVLQREWRAGPPVYSDINFILLGLALERLTGQTIRDMDAGPGFAFSVAPDEAAATEDCTWRHRILSGEVHDDNCSALQGAGHAGLFGTAASVLDFAMGLLTGSGASERSIALMRTPLSATRTHGWERPHDGWSGGGLCSPGTIGHTGFTGTGLWIDFDKGRAWTLLTNRIHPTRHFDSGIVALRQTVGDLVNRA from the coding sequence GTGACGGCAACAGGGAATACGGAACTTGCGCAGCGCTTCGATCGGGCATTCCAGCCCGTTGAAGCCGCCGTTGCTGCCGGGCGCATTCCTGGAGGTGTGCTCGGCATTGTCGATCGCGACGGCAATAGGATGGTCCGCGCAGTCGGCTCCGCGCAGAAGATTCCCGTCACGCGGCCGATGTTTGCCGATACCTGGTTCGATCTGGCCTCGCTGACCAAGGTCATTTTCACCACGCCGCGCATCCTGGCTTTGGCGGAAGCCGGTACGATCGATCTCGATGCGCCGCTGATTACGCTGCTGCCGGATCTGCGCCAATATGATGCGGCCGCCTGGGAACGGAAGGTAACTTTTCGCCAATGCCTTGGCCATGAGACACCCTTTCCGGCTGTCGAGCCGCTTTATACCTACGGCCGCGATCCCGACCTGCTGCGCGCTTTCGTTCTGCAGCGCGAATGGCGGGCCGGTCCGCCTGTCTATTCCGATATCAACTTCATTTTGCTTGGGCTTGCACTGGAGCGCCTGACGGGACAGACGATCCGCGATATGGATGCCGGGCCGGGCTTCGCTTTTTCCGTCGCACCCGATGAAGCCGCAGCGACGGAGGATTGCACCTGGCGCCACCGCATTCTCTCGGGCGAGGTCCATGATGACAATTGCTCCGCCCTGCAGGGCGCCGGCCATGCCGGCCTGTTTGGCACGGCAGCCTCGGTCCTCGATTTTGCCATGGGTCTGCTCACCGGCTCCGGCGCATCCGAGCGCTCCATTGCATTGATGCGCACGCCGTTATCCGCCACACGCACCCATGGATGGGAGCGGCCCCATGACGGCTGGTCCGGCGGCGGGCTGTGCTCGCCGGGTACGATCGGCCATACCGGCTTCACCGGCACCGGTCTCTGGATCGATTTCGACAAGGGCAGGGCGTGGACCTTGCTCACCAACCGTATTCACCCGACACGCCATTTCGACAGCGGCATCGTGGCGCTTCGTCAGACCGTCGGCGATCTCGTCAACAGAGCTTAG
- a CDS encoding flavin reductase family protein, with protein sequence MRTVEPKILYFGTPVALISSLNEDGSTNLSPISSFWALGWTMALGLLNDAKLAENLARHPECVVNLPSPSMWQMVEKLAPLTGKDPVPELKSKQFKTEKDKFAAAGFSRLDSEMVRPVRAAECPIQMEARVLSRHEMGGTKLAELGGGLVAVVEILRVHASEEFLKDESDHIDPKKWSPLVYNFRHYYNLSDTELGKTFRA encoded by the coding sequence ATGAGAACCGTAGAGCCAAAGATCCTGTATTTCGGGACGCCGGTCGCACTGATCAGTAGCTTGAATGAAGACGGTTCGACGAATTTGTCGCCGATCTCATCATTTTGGGCGCTTGGCTGGACGATGGCGCTTGGTCTGCTGAATGATGCCAAGCTCGCAGAAAATCTCGCGCGGCATCCGGAATGCGTCGTAAACCTTCCTTCTCCCTCCATGTGGCAGATGGTTGAAAAGCTAGCGCCGCTAACCGGCAAAGACCCAGTACCCGAACTGAAGTCCAAACAATTCAAGACAGAGAAAGACAAATTTGCAGCAGCCGGATTTTCCAGGCTCGACAGTGAGATGGTTCGTCCGGTGCGCGCTGCGGAATGCCCGATTCAGATGGAAGCGCGAGTCTTGTCACGTCATGAGATGGGCGGAACGAAACTCGCTGAGCTTGGAGGCGGCCTCGTTGCCGTCGTCGAGATTTTGCGCGTGCATGCTAGCGAAGAATTCCTGAAAGACGAGAGTGATCACATCGATCCGAAGAAATGGTCTCCTTTGGTTTACAATTTTCGCCACTATTACAACCTTTCCGACACAGAACTCGGGAAAACATTCCGCGCGTGA